From Caminibacter mediatlanticus TB-2, the proteins below share one genomic window:
- a CDS encoding OmpA family protein, with translation MKKYLFFIGISLFFIGCADKPLATNVVDLAGNKKVIGWNDKNNTQKCKPKVVVKEIVKYKELKDSDGDGVPDIKDKCPNTPKNLTVDHNGCPIITTLRINFDFNKWNVKKIYYPQIKKVAEILKANPNLKIEVAGHTDNIGSAKYNLKLSQKRAEAVKKILVNVYHINPNRIVARGYGEKYPLVPNTTSTNRALNRRVEIINITNWKRN, from the coding sequence ATGAAAAAATATCTATTTTTTATTGGAATTAGTCTATTTTTTATAGGTTGTGCGGATAAACCATTAGCAACTAATGTAGTTGATTTAGCTGGTAATAAAAAAGTAATAGGTTGGAACGATAAAAACAATACGCAAAAATGTAAACCAAAAGTAGTTGTAAAGGAAATTGTTAAATATAAAGAATTGAAAGATAGTGATGGTGATGGAGTGCCTGATATTAAAGATAAATGTCCAAATACACCAAAAAATCTGACAGTAGACCATAATGGTTGTCCTATTATTACAACTCTTAGAATAAATTTTGATTTTAATAAATGGAATGTAAAAAAGATATATTATCCACAAATAAAAAAAGTTGCAGAAATTCTAAAAGCAAATCCTAATTTAAAAATAGAAGTGGCTGGACATACTGATAATATAGGAAGTGCAAAATATAATTTAAAATTATCTCAAAAAAGAGCAGAGGCAGTTAAAAAGATTTTAGTAAATGTTTATCATATAAATCCAAATAGAATTGTTGCAAGAGGATATGGAGAGAAATACCCATTAGTTCCAAATACAACTTCAACTAATAGAGCATTAAATAGAAGAGTAGAAATTATAAATATTACAAACTGGAAAAGAAATTAA
- the mqnF gene encoding aminofutalosine deaminase family hydrolase has translation MIKLKADYVLTMDSKYSIIKNGEIIFDEKIIDIGINLQKTKKEVYLGKNSVIMPALINSHTHLEFSHNKTLLKYGDFIIWLDSVIENREELFINCKGECYKKAIQEMKESGVCAYGEISSTGDDLRYIKHSPLKVVYFNEIIGTNPAVVDMLYQDFLARFEESLKLQNEKLKVGVSIHSPYSVHPILMEKVINLAKINNLPIQTHFMESKAERSWLDKGEGEFKLFFEKNFKNAKPLISPIEFIEKFKNSHTTFIHCVHANDNEFQKIKEIGGYISHCPVSNRLLNVGLLDLEKIKNCGIEYNVATDGLSSNYSLNLFKEIRAALLMHTTLHPKYLAKDLLKAVTINAAKSLNLNNGSLEKGKDADIITFKLPNSIKETENLPLQIILHTNKVDKLYINGKEV, from the coding sequence ATGATTAAGCTAAAAGCTGACTATGTTTTAACGATGGATTCTAAATATTCAATTATTAAAAATGGTGAAATAATTTTTGATGAAAAAATTATTGATATAGGAATAAATCTGCAAAAAACTAAAAAAGAAGTATATCTTGGAAAAAATTCAGTTATTATGCCAGCTCTAATAAATTCTCATACTCATTTAGAGTTTAGTCATAATAAGACATTATTAAAATATGGAGATTTTATAATTTGGCTTGATTCAGTTATTGAAAACAGAGAAGAGTTATTTATAAATTGTAAAGGAGAATGTTATAAAAAAGCAATTCAAGAGATGAAAGAGAGTGGCGTTTGTGCTTATGGAGAAATAAGCTCAACAGGTGATGATTTAAGATATATTAAACACTCTCCACTAAAAGTAGTCTATTTTAATGAAATAATTGGAACAAATCCAGCGGTAGTAGATATGTTATATCAAGATTTTTTAGCAAGATTTGAAGAGTCTTTAAAATTACAAAATGAAAAATTGAAAGTTGGAGTTTCTATTCATTCTCCATATTCTGTACATCCAATATTAATGGAAAAAGTAATCAATCTTGCAAAAATTAATAATTTACCAATTCAAACTCATTTTATGGAAAGTAAAGCTGAAAGAAGCTGGCTTGATAAAGGAGAAGGTGAATTTAAATTGTTTTTTGAAAAAAATTTTAAAAATGCAAAACCTTTAATTTCTCCTATTGAATTTATAGAAAAATTTAAAAATTCACACACTACCTTCATTCATTGTGTACATGCAAATGATAATGAATTCCAAAAAATTAAAGAGATAGGAGGATATATTTCTCACTGTCCGGTTTCAAATCGACTCTTAAATGTTGGACTTCTTGATTTAGAAAAAATTAAAAATTGTGGAATTGAATATAATGTTGCAACAGATGGACTTAGTTCTAATTATTCATTAAATCTATTTAAAGAAATAAGAGCAGCTCTTCTTATGCATACTACTTTACATCCAAAATACTTAGCAAAAGATTTATTAAAAGCAGTAACTATTAATGCAGCAAAATCTTTGAATTTAAATAATGGAAGTTTAGAAAAAGGAAAAGATGCTGATATTATTACTTTTAAACTACCAAATAGTATAAAAGAAACTGAAAATTTACCTCTTCAAATAATTCTTCATACAAATAAAGTTGATAAACTATATATTAATGGAAAAGAAGTTTAA
- the aroQ gene encoding type II 3-dehydroquinate dehydratase: MKIKVIHGPNLNMLGIREVNIYGPMKLEDINKNMEVVAKQNGFEIEFYQSNHEGDIVDAIQESINEKVDGIIINPAAFTHTSIAIRDAIKAVNLPTVEVHLSNIAAREDFRKKSLISDIVAGTITGFGPFSYHLGLLAMMQILNEIKMLKEQQQNQGN, translated from the coding sequence ATGAAAATTAAAGTAATACATGGGCCAAATTTAAATATGCTTGGAATTAGAGAGGTTAATATTTATGGACCAATGAAGCTTGAAGATATAAATAAAAATATGGAAGTAGTAGCAAAACAAAATGGATTTGAGATAGAGTTTTATCAATCAAATCATGAAGGGGATATTGTAGATGCAATTCAAGAGAGTATAAATGAAAAAGTTGATGGAATAATTATTAATCCAGCAGCATTTACTCATACATCAATTGCAATTAGAGATGCTATAAAAGCTGTAAATTTACCAACAGTTGAGGTTCATTTAAGTAATATTGCTGCAAGAGAAGATTTTAGAAAAAAATCTTTAATTTCTGATATAGTTGCTGGTACTATTACAGGTTTTGGACCATTTAGTTATCATTTAGGACTTCTTGCAATGATGCAAATTTTAAATGAAATAAAAATGTTAAAAGAACAACAACAAAATCAAGGTAATTAA
- a CDS encoding M24 family metallopeptidase: MNFILNKENEIYYECGWSSDNAIFLQIGDNRFVITDGRYTLDANEKANAEVIEARDLIKKAREIILKYKPKNLKIDPNNWSYKDFEFLSKVVSLQKAPFFSHKKRMIKKDYELDLIQKAVKKGAKAFEKFKKEIEVGLDEFELSYRFKEKLTKRGKRELSFEPIVAINKNAAKPHATLTKTKLKKNDLLLLDAGIKYKRYCSDRTRTISINNEISMSKYQNFKSLNKQKIYDIVLKAQEVAIKSIKVGMPICELDKIARDVIKKAGYGKYFVHSLGHGVGLDIHEWPYVNSRNKTPIQNGMVFTIEPGIYIPGEFGVRIEDMVMIKDDKVIVLSEEI; the protein is encoded by the coding sequence ATGAATTTTATTTTGAATAAAGAAAATGAAATTTATTATGAATGTGGTTGGAGTAGCGATAATGCTATTTTTTTACAAATAGGAGATAATAGATTTGTTATTACAGATGGAAGATATACTCTTGATGCTAATGAAAAAGCAAATGCTGAGGTTATTGAAGCAAGAGATTTAATTAAAAAAGCAAGAGAGATTATTTTAAAATATAAACCAAAAAATTTAAAAATTGACCCTAATAATTGGAGCTACAAAGATTTTGAATTTTTATCAAAAGTAGTTTCTTTGCAAAAAGCTCCTTTCTTTTCTCATAAAAAAAGAATGATTAAAAAAGATTATGAGCTTGATTTAATACAAAAAGCTGTTAAAAAAGGGGCAAAAGCTTTTGAAAAGTTTAAAAAAGAGATTGAAGTAGGTCTTGATGAATTTGAACTTTCATATAGATTTAAAGAAAAACTCACAAAAAGAGGAAAAAGAGAGCTTAGTTTTGAGCCAATTGTTGCAATAAATAAAAATGCTGCAAAGCCGCATGCCACATTGACTAAAACAAAACTTAAAAAAAATGATTTATTGCTTCTTGATGCTGGAATTAAATATAAAAGATACTGCTCAGATAGAACAAGGACTATCTCAATTAATAATGAAATTTCAATGTCAAAATACCAAAACTTTAAAAGTCTAAACAAACAAAAAATTTATGATATTGTTTTAAAGGCACAAGAAGTAGCAATAAAATCAATTAAAGTTGGTATGCCAATTTGTGAACTTGACAAAATCGCAAGAGATGTAATAAAAAAAGCAGGGTATGGAAAATATTTTGTACATTCTCTTGGGCATGGAGTAGGGCTTGATATTCATGAATGGCCATATGTAAATTCAAGAAATAAAACCCCTATTCAAAATGGTATGGTTTTTACAATCGAACCTGGCATATATATTCCAGGAGAATTTGGTGTTAGAATTGAAGATATGGTTATGATAAAAGATGATAAAGTTATTGTTTTATCAGAAGAGATTTAA
- the folK gene encoding 2-amino-4-hydroxy-6-hydroxymethyldihydropteridine diphosphokinase, with protein MKQIIKTTFYPAKIKKSNKKNKALIGVGCNIGNCVRRFKKLYLFLSSHPHIDILQTSIIYKNPPFGYLNQPWFYNTIMVVATDYSPFELLNFLLYVEKKFGRKRSFKNAPRTLDLDIILYNNIKIKRKKLIIPHPFYKKRDSVLVPLALKD; from the coding sequence ATGAAACAAATTATAAAAACAACTTTTTATCCAGCGAAAATAAAAAAAAGCAATAAAAAAAATAAAGCATTAATTGGAGTGGGATGTAATATAGGGAATTGTGTCAGAAGATTTAAAAAGTTATATCTTTTTTTATCTTCTCATCCTCATATTGATATTTTACAAACTTCTATAATATATAAAAATCCTCCTTTTGGATATTTAAACCAGCCATGGTTTTATAATACAATTATGGTTGTTGCGACTGATTACTCCCCTTTTGAATTACTTAATTTTTTATTGTATGTAGAGAAAAAATTTGGAAGAAAAAGAAGTTTTAAAAATGCCCCAAGGACTTTGGATTTAGATATAATTTTGTATAATAATATTAAAATAAAAAGAAAAAAATTAATAATTCCGCACCCATTTTATAAAAAAAGAGATTCAGTGCTTGTACCACTTGCTTTAAAGGATTAA
- the flhF gene encoding flagellar biosynthesis protein FlhF — protein sequence MKLKTYTAPTYTEALNKIKSELGDEVVIVSSKELKKKTLTSPGLYEIVVAIEDEKSVNKENSQNKKDEINEVMLKLSNVAKEINNTIKEPVTKTQNSTLNNIKIKKENDEIKELKKEFTKLADTLKFLQATVWDILHKDDLELPPEFSEIYALSRASGMHYKHLDEMMKLVIKYMPIKMRQNRETIRRYFYTLLKKMIPIRLEREIKPPHKKILMFVGPTGVGKTTTIAKLAARYAYKLLTRHKVGIITLDTYRIGAVEQLMTYAKMMKLPIETVVDPNDFEEALNSLRHNDYILIDTVGSSQHDKEKIEKLNSFLKVDSFAEINVNLVLSAVTKYEDLIDIYKNFSILPIDTFVFTKLDETKSYGNVFSLLLDTKKPISYFSIGQEVPDDLIVANADYLINGILNKDLI from the coding sequence TTGAAATTAAAAACATATACGGCACCAACATATACGGAAGCATTAAATAAAATAAAATCAGAACTTGGGGATGAGGTAGTTATAGTTTCAAGTAAAGAATTAAAGAAAAAGACATTAACTTCTCCTGGTTTATATGAGATTGTAGTTGCAATTGAGGATGAAAAAAGTGTAAATAAAGAAAATTCTCAAAATAAAAAAGATGAAATTAATGAGGTAATGCTTAAATTATCTAATGTAGCAAAAGAGATAAACAATACAATAAAAGAGCCAGTGACAAAAACTCAAAACTCTACTTTAAATAATATAAAAATAAAAAAAGAAAATGATGAAATAAAAGAATTAAAAAAAGAATTTACAAAGCTTGCAGATACTTTAAAGTTTTTACAAGCAACTGTTTGGGACATTTTACATAAAGATGATTTAGAATTGCCTCCTGAATTTAGTGAAATATATGCTCTCTCACGAGCAAGTGGTATGCATTACAAACATCTTGATGAGATGATGAAACTTGTTATTAAGTATATGCCTATAAAAATGAGGCAAAATAGAGAGACTATTAGGAGATATTTTTATACTTTATTAAAAAAAATGATTCCAATCAGACTTGAAAGAGAAATTAAACCTCCTCATAAAAAAATTTTAATGTTTGTAGGACCAACTGGTGTAGGTAAAACAACTACTATTGCTAAACTTGCTGCAAGATATGCTTATAAACTTTTAACTCGTCATAAAGTAGGAATTATTACTCTTGATACATATAGAATTGGTGCTGTTGAGCAATTAATGACATATGCTAAAATGATGAAATTGCCAATTGAAACAGTAGTTGACCCAAACGATTTTGAAGAAGCACTTAATTCATTAAGACATAATGATTATATTTTAATAGATACAGTTGGTAGCTCACAACATGATAAAGAAAAAATTGAAAAATTAAATTCGTTTTTAAAAGTTGATTCATTTGCCGAGATAAATGTAAATTTAGTACTCTCAGCAGTTACTAAGTATGAAGATTTGATTGATATTTATAAAAATTTTTCAATTCTGCCAATAGATACATTTGTGTTTACTAAACTTGATGAGACTAAATCTTATGGTAATGTCTTTTCTTTACTCTTAGATACAAAAAAACCAATAAGCTACTTTTCGATAGGTCAAGAAGTTCCAGATGATTTAATTGTTGCAAATGCCGATTACTTAATAAATGGCATTTTAAATAAGGACTTAATTTGA
- a CDS encoding P-loop NTPase: protein MKTQADKLKELIKDTTKKDLKTRVIAITSGKGGVGKTTLSANIAYALSKLGFKVALFDADIGLANLDVILRVNANKTILNVLKNECELKDIVIKINENLVLIPGESGEEILNFADEMTLNNFLSQLEIFNDYDFFIIDTSAGIDKRVLMFLEAADDVIVVTVPEPAAITDAYAMIKIISEKKDIIYMILNEVSSEKEANNIFGKILKVVKQNLKSNFRLLMLGYVKRDKTIMTCSTKRELFVKEFPNIQVSEQVFNIAKKIAKISERKVLDEEKGLAKFFKRIFSGF from the coding sequence TTGAAAACCCAGGCAGATAAATTAAAAGAATTAATAAAAGATACAACAAAAAAAGATTTAAAAACAAGAGTAATTGCAATTACAAGTGGTAAAGGAGGTGTTGGTAAAACTACTTTAAGTGCAAATATTGCATATGCGCTAAGTAAACTTGGATTTAAAGTAGCACTTTTTGATGCAGATATAGGCCTTGCAAATTTAGATGTAATTTTAAGAGTAAATGCTAATAAAACAATATTAAATGTTTTAAAAAACGAGTGCGAATTAAAAGATATAGTTATTAAAATTAATGAAAATTTAGTTTTAATACCTGGGGAAAGTGGTGAAGAGATATTAAATTTTGCTGATGAAATGACTTTAAATAATTTTTTATCTCAACTTGAAATTTTTAATGACTATGACTTTTTTATTATTGACACAAGTGCTGGCATTGATAAAAGGGTTTTGATGTTTTTAGAAGCAGCTGATGATGTAATTGTTGTTACTGTACCTGAGCCAGCTGCAATTACAGATGCATATGCAATGATTAAAATAATTAGTGAGAAAAAAGATATTATTTATATGATATTAAATGAAGTTAGTTCAGAAAAAGAAGCAAACAATATTTTTGGTAAAATATTAAAAGTGGTTAAGCAGAATTTAAAAAGTAATTTTAGATTGCTTATGCTTGGGTATGTAAAAAGAGATAAAACTATTATGACTTGTTCAACAAAAAGAGAATTATTTGTAAAAGAATTTCCAAATATACAAGTTAGTGAGCAAGTTTTTAACATTGCTAAAAAAATTGCAAAGATTTCGGAACGAAAAGTGCTTGATGAGGAAAAAGGACTTGCTAAATTTTTTAAAAGGATTTTTTCCGGATTTTAA
- a CDS encoding RNA polymerase sigma factor FliA — protein MSSKNPYNDTLKAYRDSLAIDYMPAVKAMAARLKERLPSSVDFNDLVSIGYEELVKLAKRYDSSINDNFWGYAQKRINGAMLDFLRSLDTVSRGDRKLIKEIDKIIERYMSNHGYEPDDEEIATILDVDVSKVKKARQSNEIYSVMPIEDQLNYFDDVSKKVEQDELIEKIEEILNDLGEKEQLIIQLYYFEEMSLKEISEILGVTESRVSQIHKKVIKKLRESLKDG, from the coding sequence ATGAGTTCAAAAAATCCTTATAATGATACATTAAAAGCATATAGAGATTCTTTGGCAATAGATTATATGCCTGCTGTAAAAGCTATGGCTGCAAGGCTTAAAGAGAGACTTCCAAGTAGTGTGGACTTTAATGACTTAGTCTCTATTGGATATGAAGAACTTGTAAAGCTTGCTAAAAGATATGATTCATCAATTAATGATAATTTTTGGGGATATGCTCAAAAGAGAATTAATGGAGCAATGCTTGATTTTCTAAGAAGTTTAGATACTGTAAGTAGGGGTGATAGAAAACTAATTAAAGAAATTGATAAAATTATCGAAAGATATATGTCAAATCATGGATATGAACCTGATGATGAAGAGATAGCTACTATATTAGATGTTGATGTTTCAAAAGTTAAAAAAGCAAGACAATCAAATGAAATTTATTCAGTAATGCCAATTGAAGACCAGTTAAACTATTTTGATGATGTATCAAAAAAAGTAGAACAAGATGAATTAATAGAAAAAATAGAAGAAATATTAAATGATTTAGGAGAAAAAGAGCAATTAATTATTCAATTATATTATTTTGAAGAGATGTCTTTAAAAGAGATAAGTGAAATATTAGGAGTAACTGAAAGTAGAGTATCACAAATTCATAAAAAAGTAATTAAAAAACTTAGAGAAAGTTTAAAAGATGGCTGA
- the fliM gene encoding flagellar motor switch protein FliM, which translates to MAEILSQEEIDALLEVVEEEDISPDELDNIPDILEQRQVTLYDFKRPNRVSKEQLRSIRAIHDKMVRNLASDISSLMRSIVEIHLHSVDQMTYGEFLMSLPSPTSFNVFSLKPLDGKGVIELNPSIVFPMIDRLLGGPGLPFENTREFTDIELNLLDQILRTITQNMKEAWAPIMEMYPVIEAKESSPNVVQIVAQNEIVVMIVMEIVIGQTSGMMNICYPVITIESLLPKLASRDLMLSETSSRKSRNKELRALLGGAKVELEAVLGYANLTMQEILDLVVGDIIKLNRPADDTVVVKVDGREKFIADFGIKRFRRAIKIREILKTEHDEVKEILSKLEEKRKMKLEQITGENNE; encoded by the coding sequence ATGGCTGAAATATTATCACAAGAAGAAATTGACGCATTACTTGAAGTTGTTGAAGAAGAAGATATTTCTCCTGATGAACTTGATAATATTCCAGATATTTTAGAACAAAGACAAGTTACATTATATGATTTTAAAAGACCAAATAGAGTAAGTAAAGAACAATTACGCTCAATTCGTGCTATTCACGATAAAATGGTTAGAAATTTAGCAAGTGATATCTCTTCACTTATGAGAAGTATAGTTGAAATTCATCTTCATTCAGTAGACCAAATGACATATGGCGAATTTTTAATGTCTCTTCCAAGTCCTACTTCATTTAATGTTTTTTCTCTAAAACCACTTGATGGAAAAGGGGTAATTGAACTTAATCCAAGTATTGTTTTTCCTATGATTGATAGACTTCTTGGAGGGCCTGGACTTCCTTTTGAAAATACAAGAGAATTTACAGATATTGAGCTTAATTTACTTGACCAAATTTTAAGGACTATTACTCAAAATATGAAAGAAGCTTGGGCTCCTATTATGGAGATGTATCCAGTAATTGAAGCAAAAGAGTCTTCTCCAAATGTTGTGCAAATTGTTGCTCAAAATGAGATTGTGGTAATGATTGTAATGGAAATTGTAATAGGTCAAACAAGCGGTATGATGAATATCTGTTATCCAGTAATTACAATTGAGAGTTTACTTCCAAAACTTGCAAGTAGAGATTTAATGCTTAGTGAGACAAGCAGTAGAAAAAGTAGAAATAAAGAACTTAGAGCACTTCTTGGAGGGGCAAAAGTAGAACTCGAAGCAGTATTAGGATATGCAAATTTAACAATGCAAGAGATTTTAGATTTAGTAGTGGGTGATATTATAAAATTAAATCGTCCAGCTGATGATACAGTTGTTGTTAAAGTTGATGGGAGAGAAAAATTTATTGCAGATTTTGGTATTAAAAGATTTAGAAGAGCAATAAAAATAAGAGAAATTTTAAAAACAGAGCATGATGAGGTTAAAGAAATTTTATCTAAATTAGAAGAGAAAAGAAAAATGAAACTTGAACAAATAACAGGAGAAAATAATGAATGA
- the fliY gene encoding flagellar motor switch protein FliY, giving the protein MNDFINLLVEEIKSVIEGLTGFSPEVEIKQQGEKIVDIIPPFIKVNVSVSPKGEIVFILTPEIATALGDMMLGGEGEARTDINDEDLDATKEIVSNIFGSLTSTLEAQDNMENLTFKVEDIAFVETNEDFSKYAYFLDLICKVSSIEKECFVLFDKDFVSIFNNDIKDKISESSHELNKEIPSQLDMLMDVKLQLRVRIGKKTMLLKDVISMDIGSIVELDQLANEPLDILIEDKKIGEGEVVIVDGNFGIQITSIGSKADRLNSMKKS; this is encoded by the coding sequence ATGAATGATTTTATTAATTTATTAGTAGAAGAGATAAAATCTGTAATAGAAGGATTAACAGGTTTTTCTCCTGAGGTAGAGATAAAACAACAGGGTGAGAAAATAGTAGATATTATTCCTCCTTTTATTAAAGTAAACGTCTCTGTCTCACCAAAAGGAGAAATTGTTTTTATTTTAACTCCTGAGATAGCTACTGCACTTGGTGATATGATGCTTGGAGGAGAAGGAGAAGCAAGAACAGATATCAATGATGAAGATTTAGATGCGACAAAAGAGATAGTTTCTAATATTTTTGGTTCATTAACTTCTACACTTGAAGCACAAGATAATATGGAAAATTTAACTTTTAAGGTAGAAGATATTGCTTTTGTTGAAACAAACGAAGATTTTTCTAAATATGCATATTTTTTAGATTTAATATGTAAAGTTTCAAGTATTGAAAAAGAGTGTTTTGTTTTATTTGATAAAGATTTTGTTTCAATTTTTAATAATGACATTAAAGATAAAATCAGTGAATCTTCACATGAATTAAATAAAGAGATTCCTTCACAACTTGATATGTTAATGGATGTCAAACTTCAACTTCGAGTTAGAATAGGTAAAAAAACTATGCTTTTAAAAGATGTTATATCTATGGATATTGGTAGTATTGTAGAACTTGACCAACTTGCAAATGAACCACTTGATATATTAATTGAAGATAAAAAAATAGGAGAAGGTGAAGTTGTAATTGTTGATGGTAACTTTGGAATTCAAATAACTTCAATAGGAAGTAAAGCTGATAGACTTAATTCAATGAAGAAAAGTTAA
- a CDS encoding (Fe-S)-binding protein has protein sequence MFKFSEISDMCIKCGKCIPECTIHRVNPDEATSPRGFLDILKGVEEGEIKIDKNFKDTVESCFLCNQCVEVCPNSLPTDFMIENARNLVAKKYGIAWWKRAFFFLLKNRWAYDLVSKLGFYFQTCGFKIEEEKKSIRSRFSLPMLHKGRLLPAFRKKTFLKKYPEKIEVKNPKKRVAIFIGCLANYNYTEVGDSLVEILKFLDIEIFIPKKQSCCGAPAYFTGDFKTTEELIKRNIEYFESFINEVDAIICPEATCSAMLKKDYEEYITHHMDKSWLDRHKKIKQKLFGTTEWLYKYTDLEKRLSNINKTSSVTYHDACHFGKVFGIKNEPRALISKVSELKEMSRPDVCCGFGGITIQSEKFDLAKKEGMIKANIIKEVDAEVVSAECSACRMQITEMLDKVGDNKKFLHPLEIIASKIKELN, from the coding sequence GTGTTTAAGTTTAGCGAAATATCAGATATGTGTATTAAATGTGGTAAATGTATTCCTGAATGTACAATTCATAGAGTAAATCCTGATGAAGCAACATCTCCAAGAGGATTTTTAGATATTTTAAAAGGAGTAGAGGAAGGAGAAATTAAAATTGATAAAAATTTCAAAGATACAGTAGAGAGTTGCTTTTTATGTAATCAGTGTGTTGAAGTTTGTCCAAACTCTTTACCAACAGACTTTATGATAGAAAATGCAAGAAATTTAGTAGCTAAAAAATATGGAATTGCTTGGTGGAAGAGGGCATTTTTCTTTTTACTTAAAAATAGATGGGCATATGATTTAGTAAGTAAGCTTGGATTTTACTTTCAAACTTGTGGTTTTAAAATTGAAGAAGAAAAAAAATCAATTAGAAGTAGATTTTCACTTCCTATGCTTCATAAAGGTAGATTACTTCCAGCATTTAGAAAAAAAACATTTTTAAAAAAATATCCTGAAAAAATTGAGGTTAAAAATCCTAAAAAAAGAGTTGCTATATTTATAGGATGTCTTGCTAATTATAACTATACAGAAGTAGGAGATAGTTTAGTTGAAATTTTAAAATTTTTAGATATTGAGATTTTTATTCCAAAAAAACAATCTTGTTGTGGGGCACCTGCTTATTTTACGGGTGATTTTAAAACAACAGAAGAGTTAATAAAAAGAAATATTGAGTATTTTGAGAGTTTTATAAATGAAGTAGATGCTATAATCTGTCCTGAGGCAACTTGCAGTGCAATGCTAAAAAAAGATTATGAAGAATATATCACTCATCATATGGATAAATCTTGGCTTGATAGACATAAAAAAATAAAACAAAAACTATTTGGGACAACTGAGTGGCTTTATAAATATACTGATTTAGAAAAGAGATTATCTAATATTAATAAAACTTCATCTGTTACATATCATGACGCTTGTCATTTTGGAAAAGTTTTTGGTATTAAAAATGAACCTCGTGCACTAATTAGTAAAGTTAGTGAGTTAAAAGAGATGAGTAGACCAGATGTTTGTTGTGGGTTTGGAGGAATTACAATTCAATCTGAAAAGTTTGATTTAGCAAAAAAAGAAGGGATGATCAAAGCTAATATTATAAAAGAAGTAGATGCTGAGGTTGTTAGTGCTGAGTGTAGTGCGTGTAGAATGCAAATAACTGAAATGCTTGATAAAGTAGGTGATAATAAAAAATTCTTGCATCCACTTGAAATTATTGCATCTAAAATTAAGGAATTAAATTGA
- the lgt gene encoding prolipoprotein diacylglyceryl transferase, translating to MEYWQHIYSHFNPVAFSIFGFKIHWYALMYITALIVGYLAAVKFGEKFGFDKKVIDEYFIWAEIGIILGARIGYFIFYVPNNSYYLFHPWEMFNPFVDGKLVGIRGMSYHGAVIGFIISTLIFWKVKKIDLWKLMDVVALSVPLGYIFGRIGNFLNQELFGRVTDVPWGIYVNGVLRHPSQLYEAFFEGLVTFLIIYFYYNKWYKCKGELIGLYLFLYGVFRSFCEMFREPDPQLGFIFMHFTMGEILSSFMIVGGILLYIIRRKSCKS from the coding sequence ATAGAATATTGGCAACATATATATTCACATTTTAATCCCGTAGCTTTTTCTATTTTTGGTTTTAAAATTCATTGGTATGCATTAATGTATATTACTGCGTTAATTGTTGGATATTTAGCAGCAGTGAAGTTTGGGGAAAAGTTTGGATTTGATAAAAAGGTAATTGATGAATATTTTATTTGGGCTGAAATTGGAATTATTCTTGGGGCAAGAATTGGTTATTTTATTTTTTATGTACCAAATAATAGTTATTATCTTTTTCATCCTTGGGAGATGTTTAATCCTTTTGTTGATGGTAAGCTTGTTGGAATTAGAGGTATGAGTTATCATGGGGCTGTTATTGGCTTTATAATCTCTACTCTTATTTTTTGGAAAGTAAAAAAAATAGATTTGTGGAAGCTTATGGATGTTGTTGCCCTCTCAGTCCCACTTGGATATATTTTTGGAAGAATAGGAAATTTTTTAAATCAAGAACTGTTTGGAAGAGTTACAGATGTGCCTTGGGGAATTTATGTAAATGGAGTTTTAAGGCATCCATCTCAATTATATGAAGCATTTTTTGAAGGATTAGTGACATTTTTAATTATATATTTTTATTATAATAAATGGTATAAATGTAAAGGAGAATTAATAGGTCTTTATCTATTTTTATATGGAGTATTTAGAAGTTTTTGTGAGATGTTTAGAGAACCTGACCCACAACTTGGATTTATTTTTATGCATTTTACAATGGGAGAGATTTTAAGCAGTTTTATGATAGTAGGTGGTATTTTATTGTATATAATAAGGAGAAAGTCATGCAAAAGTTAG